A DNA window from Nitratidesulfovibrio sp. contains the following coding sequences:
- a CDS encoding selenium metabolism-associated LysR family transcriptional regulator gives MLDFRRLEAFCKVYELRSFSRAGADLFLSQPTISAHVLALEKELGVRLLDRMGRQVLPTPAGEVLYRRASEAFASLAAAEAEIGQLRDEVSGDLVIGGSTIPAHHVLPDVISRFVRTYPSVRVHLRVGDTADIVQRVTDGELMLGLVGAVDAHPDLVFEPLVDDELVVVATPELAGGRRHVQVEELAQWPWIMREAGSGTRRTFAEALASAGMDVRRLPVALVVDSTQAVVQYVRAGLGISATSRLAVAESIARDELVELQLDDCRPARQFHSVRHARRHQFPAAAAFAAFLGEHTRHLRNDCASDSETGNNKVRHKDKA, from the coding sequence ATGCTGGATTTCAGAAGACTCGAAGCATTCTGCAAGGTCTACGAACTGCGCAGCTTCTCGCGGGCCGGGGCGGACCTGTTCCTGTCCCAGCCCACCATCAGCGCACACGTCCTTGCACTGGAAAAGGAACTGGGCGTCCGCCTGCTGGACCGCATGGGGCGGCAGGTATTGCCCACGCCCGCCGGAGAGGTGCTGTACCGGCGCGCGTCAGAGGCGTTCGCAAGCCTTGCCGCCGCAGAGGCCGAGATCGGCCAACTGCGCGACGAGGTCAGCGGCGACCTGGTGATTGGCGGCAGCACCATACCCGCGCACCACGTCCTGCCGGATGTCATCTCCCGTTTCGTGCGCACCTACCCTTCGGTGCGCGTGCACCTGCGCGTGGGCGACACGGCGGACATCGTGCAGCGCGTCACCGATGGCGAGCTGATGCTGGGGCTGGTGGGCGCGGTGGACGCGCACCCCGACCTGGTGTTCGAACCGCTGGTGGACGACGAACTGGTGGTGGTGGCCACGCCGGAACTGGCGGGCGGCAGGCGCCACGTACAGGTCGAGGAACTGGCCCAGTGGCCGTGGATCATGCGCGAAGCCGGGTCCGGCACGCGGCGCACCTTCGCCGAGGCACTGGCCTCGGCGGGCATGGACGTGCGGCGGCTGCCTGTGGCCCTGGTTGTGGACAGCACCCAGGCCGTGGTGCAGTACGTGCGGGCGGGCCTTGGGATCAGCGCCACCTCGCGCCTGGCCGTGGCCGAAAGCATCGCCAGGGACGAACTGGTGGAACTGCAACTGGATGACTGTCGCCCGGCGCGACAATTCCATTCGGTGCGGCACGCCCGGCGGCACCAGTTTCCGGCGGCTGCGGCCTTTGCCGCCTTTCTGGGCGAGCATACCCGCCACCTGCGTAACGATTGCGCCTCGGACAGCGAAACGGGCAACAACAAGGTCCGCCACAAGGACAAGGCATGA